A region from the Desulfitobacterium dehalogenans ATCC 51507 genome encodes:
- a CDS encoding Ger(x)C family spore germination protein, producing the protein MEASQEKSLNLKLSVVLLLIISILFLGGCGGKREADELAYVLGIGIDKGKEEGTYLVTMQTAQPKASGGGAAELDNWTISVETPSLATTTERVAEAFDKQPFAGTVRVIVIGEDLAKSGINEALDYFQRFYEFRRTVYLVVAKGKAKDIMETELRTRQIPSLSLFDTIEGQKRQSVFPITRLGHYLTVLGRESQNPLIPLVESIKSGEHGLFYPDEGAQEILIHESAVFDGGKLLATLNDQETKGYLWLDDEIQSRILEKGDGNGLKVTAWVLSSKTKYKVENIEGKMGIRFIIKAEVAINEIMGTHEQMNTKRWQQFAEELKPLLVQAIQEECEAAVAKSEKLKLDFIGIGRKIEIKKPKYWKEIKGSWPQGVADIPVAYDIEVCIKHAGLARNSPVSPQENGASGGSHTLQ; encoded by the coding sequence ATGGAAGCGTCGCAAGAAAAGTCTCTCAATTTAAAGCTTTCCGTCGTACTGCTCCTTATTATCAGTATTCTGTTCCTCGGAGGATGCGGTGGGAAGCGTGAAGCCGATGAACTGGCCTATGTGCTGGGTATAGGTATTGATAAAGGAAAGGAAGAGGGGACCTATCTCGTTACCATGCAGACCGCTCAACCTAAAGCGAGCGGAGGTGGGGCCGCAGAGCTTGACAATTGGACAATCAGTGTGGAAACTCCGAGTCTGGCCACAACGACAGAACGGGTGGCTGAAGCTTTTGACAAACAGCCTTTTGCAGGAACAGTGCGGGTCATTGTCATTGGCGAAGATCTTGCTAAATCAGGGATCAATGAGGCTTTAGATTATTTCCAACGCTTTTATGAGTTTCGGAGGACGGTCTATCTTGTCGTCGCCAAAGGAAAAGCTAAAGACATCATGGAGACAGAGCTCCGCACAAGACAGATTCCCAGCTTAAGTTTATTCGATACCATCGAGGGGCAAAAAAGGCAGTCGGTTTTTCCTATAACTCGTTTAGGGCATTATCTGACGGTTTTAGGGCGGGAAAGCCAGAATCCTCTTATTCCTCTGGTTGAGAGTATCAAATCGGGGGAGCATGGATTATTCTATCCTGATGAAGGAGCGCAAGAAATCCTCATTCATGAATCGGCAGTATTTGATGGCGGAAAATTACTGGCGACTCTTAACGACCAAGAAACAAAGGGTTATCTCTGGCTGGATGACGAGATTCAAAGCCGGATTCTTGAGAAGGGAGATGGAAATGGTCTCAAAGTGACGGCCTGGGTCTTGAGCTCTAAAACAAAGTATAAGGTCGAAAACATCGAGGGTAAAATGGGGATTCGATTCATAATTAAGGCCGAGGTTGCAATCAATGAAATCATGGGGACGCATGAACAAATGAATACCAAACGTTGGCAGCAATTTGCTGAAGAATTAAAACCCCTATTGGTTCAGGCAATTCAGGAAGAATGCGAAGCGGCTGTGGCGAAAAGCGAAAAGCTTAAGCTGGATTTTATCGGGATTGGACGAAAGATAGAAATTAAAAAACCAAAGTACTGGAAAGAAATCAAGGGGAGTTGGCCCCAAGGGGTTGCAGATATTCCGGTAGCTTATGATATCGAGGTTTGTATTAAGCATGCGGGGCTGGCTCGCAATTCACCGGTAAGCCCTCAAGAAAATGGAGCGAGTGGAGGCTCCCATACTCTTCAATAG
- a CDS encoding GerAB/ArcD/ProY family transporter, producing MERISTHQFTILSAAVILGTTYMVAGSMTAGAAGRDGWMAILFGFALGIPLAFMVFSLMPKYPNMNLIEISEKVLGKWLGKGLGLLYSAVMIYFGAILLGQGVDMYNRSVLPLMPQYVVILGTFLLVAYLYFSGIEVLSRFSEVVFPFVCLSLVFIALSSIPRFERGELFPILDNGVTPLIEATLRVAPWPMEYILFLAGLLPFLPRKANDLKVLKKGVLKAFLMVILLNTLMVMVQIMTFGPFETARLTYGLLVLGNMIEISRTITGVEVIFTLIWTGALTLKVTALFFAGVWGIRSVFGIKSRKVGVVLGIIYVLVPLYAFTGINVVVEIQLVDDYLILPFTVIWVALVWGVDRWKRRKKSLSI from the coding sequence GTGGAACGCATATCCACCCATCAATTTACTATATTAAGTGCTGCAGTCATACTGGGGACAACTTATATGGTTGCTGGGTCAATGACGGCGGGAGCAGCAGGAAGGGATGGCTGGATGGCTATCCTGTTCGGGTTTGCGCTGGGGATCCCCCTGGCCTTCATGGTTTTTTCCTTGATGCCCAAATACCCTAATATGAATTTAATAGAGATATCAGAGAAGGTTCTGGGGAAATGGCTCGGTAAGGGGTTGGGGCTTCTCTACAGCGCTGTTATGATCTACTTTGGCGCAATCCTATTAGGTCAGGGAGTGGATATGTATAACCGCAGTGTTCTTCCCCTGATGCCTCAATATGTAGTGATTTTAGGAACCTTCCTTCTTGTTGCCTACCTCTATTTTAGTGGAATAGAGGTCTTAAGCCGCTTTTCAGAAGTTGTATTTCCTTTTGTTTGTTTATCCTTAGTTTTTATAGCATTATCCAGCATCCCTCGCTTTGAGAGAGGGGAGCTTTTTCCCATTCTAGACAATGGAGTCACGCCCTTGATTGAGGCCACGCTGAGAGTCGCGCCTTGGCCTATGGAATATATTCTTTTTTTAGCAGGGCTGTTACCCTTTTTGCCGCGTAAGGCAAATGATTTAAAAGTATTAAAAAAGGGTGTCCTCAAAGCCTTTTTGATGGTTATTTTGTTAAACACATTGATGGTTATGGTTCAAATCATGACCTTTGGTCCTTTTGAAACGGCCCGCCTTACCTATGGCCTTTTGGTTCTTGGGAACATGATCGAGATCTCCCGGACCATAACCGGAGTTGAGGTGATTTTTACTCTAATCTGGACGGGCGCCTTAACTTTAAAAGTTACAGCTTTGTTTTTTGCAGGAGTATGGGGTATACGAAGTGTTTTTGGCATAAAAAGCCGTAAAGTGGGTGTTGTTTTAGGAATTATTTATGTGCTGGTCCCTTTATATGCTTTTACCGGTATCAATGTAGTAGTGGAAATACAGTTAGTAGATGACTATTTAATTCTTCCCTTTACAGTTATATGGGTAGCATTAGTATGGGGGGTGGATCGATGGAAGCGTCGCAAGAAAAGTCTCTCAATTTAA
- a CDS encoding DNA polymerase III subunit, whose translation MNVALHLIEKAARDGRLAHLLLFHGGSSPERRKAGLEIAQRMNCTSDQEVPCGHCPSCKKILSGNHPDVEVVKPAKMSMGIEQVLDWQERVYRKHYEGKYKVFILEEADKLTIPAANALLKVIEEPPERTIIILSAQNAEVLLPTIQSRAQAVYFPFRGEKEWLESLDESIDSWEAQEAFRLSSHNPELAYEILTLGVEKVKEWTQGFEQAVEDGDFLKLFPLFPLEKKEAEIYLHILALGVARKHKVNPQAMLAIGQAIDQIQMQANPRLVIEGLALKLFR comes from the coding sequence GTGAACGTTGCACTTCATCTTATCGAAAAAGCTGCTCGGGATGGGCGGCTTGCTCACTTGCTTCTCTTTCATGGAGGGAGTAGTCCGGAGAGACGTAAGGCTGGTCTAGAGATTGCCCAGAGGATGAATTGCACTTCGGATCAGGAGGTGCCCTGCGGACACTGTCCTTCCTGCAAAAAGATTCTTTCCGGGAACCATCCGGATGTGGAGGTGGTCAAGCCTGCCAAGATGTCCATGGGGATCGAACAGGTTCTGGACTGGCAGGAGCGGGTATACCGCAAGCATTATGAGGGAAAATATAAGGTCTTTATCCTTGAAGAGGCTGATAAATTAACCATTCCCGCAGCTAATGCTTTGCTCAAGGTCATTGAAGAGCCACCGGAAAGGACCATTATCATTCTAAGCGCTCAGAATGCCGAAGTTCTCTTACCTACTATTCAAAGCAGGGCCCAGGCAGTTTATTTTCCCTTCCGAGGGGAGAAGGAATGGCTGGAATCCCTTGATGAATCCATAGATTCCTGGGAAGCCCAAGAGGCTTTTCGCTTGAGCAGCCATAATCCTGAATTGGCTTACGAGATTTTGACGCTGGGAGTAGAAAAGGTTAAGGAGTGGACTCAGGGATTCGAACAGGCTGTAGAGGACGGGGATTTTCTCAAGCTTTTCCCTCTTTTCCCTCTGGAGAAAAAAGAAGCTGAGATCTATTTACATATCTTGGCTTTAGGGGTAGCTCGAAAACATAAAGTCAATCCACAGGCTATGTTGGCGATCGGGCAAGCTATAGATCAAATTCAAATGCAGGCTAACCCCAGATTAGTCATAGAAGGATTAGCCTTAAAATTATTCCGGTAA
- a CDS encoding aminotransferase class I/II-fold pyridoxal phosphate-dependent enzyme, whose product MLYLGHKLLQYEAQRLISFHTPGHKGKSEFFTDLHFPGQDLTELPGLDMLHSPEGVIAQAQARAAAVYQSDASFYLINGATVGNQGMFMALAGTGKRGESLQGSRVLVERQSHRSVLSALVLSGCEPEYIPSVIHPEFRLPLGLKSIDEVDLGEFLGVHLTYPSYYGTLPDLEKIAAQRDGQAPQVSILVDQAHGSHYLHELFPKGALEYGADLVLCSTHKTLSALTQAAMLHVKGSRVPLSAIKKALELLQSSSPSYLLMASLERAVEHALESRRWELLYEAVQELHRRAGGFLRILNPQDVGTYGIAKLDWTKILINTKRLGVSAPFCVKHLRRNYGIDPELWDDENILFLLGIGNTPEEVEILTKGLLSLEGLRKGITTSAEEIAFEMPLPPGRLTPRQAYFARKRKIPLEESVGKILGESISPYPPGIPLIVMGEEMTPEILELLTRHRGRWQGWEDIGREVWIVEEV is encoded by the coding sequence GTGTTGTATTTAGGCCATAAATTGTTGCAGTATGAGGCTCAAAGGCTGATTTCCTTTCATACTCCAGGACATAAAGGGAAATCGGAATTTTTTACGGATTTGCATTTTCCCGGTCAGGATCTTACAGAACTGCCGGGCTTGGATATGCTGCACTCCCCCGAAGGAGTGATTGCTCAGGCTCAAGCCCGGGCTGCCGCTGTGTATCAAAGTGATGCCAGTTTTTACTTAATCAATGGGGCAACAGTGGGCAACCAAGGGATGTTCATGGCTTTGGCCGGTACCGGGAAGCGAGGGGAGAGCCTTCAGGGATCCAGGGTTTTGGTGGAGAGGCAATCCCACCGCTCCGTGTTGTCGGCCTTGGTGTTATCAGGATGTGAACCGGAATATATTCCCAGTGTGATTCATCCGGAATTCAGACTGCCCTTGGGATTAAAATCCATAGATGAAGTGGATTTGGGTGAATTTCTCGGGGTTCATCTGACTTATCCCAGTTATTATGGAACATTGCCGGATTTAGAAAAGATAGCAGCCCAGAGAGATGGCCAGGCTCCTCAAGTGAGTATTTTGGTGGACCAGGCTCATGGTTCCCATTATTTACATGAACTCTTCCCCAAGGGGGCCCTGGAATATGGGGCGGATCTGGTGCTGTGCAGCACTCATAAAACCTTAAGCGCCTTGACTCAAGCAGCTATGCTTCATGTAAAGGGATCGCGGGTTCCCCTGTCCGCTATTAAGAAGGCTCTTGAACTTCTGCAATCTTCCAGCCCTAGCTATCTATTGATGGCCTCCCTGGAAAGGGCTGTCGAGCATGCTTTAGAAAGCAGACGCTGGGAGCTGCTTTACGAAGCGGTACAGGAACTCCATCGCCGTGCAGGTGGGTTTTTACGGATATTAAACCCTCAGGATGTGGGGACTTACGGGATTGCCAAACTGGATTGGACGAAGATCCTCATCAATACCAAAAGACTGGGAGTTTCGGCCCCCTTTTGTGTAAAGCATTTACGCAGGAATTATGGAATTGACCCTGAATTATGGGATGACGAGAATATTTTATTTCTGTTAGGGATTGGCAATACTCCCGAAGAGGTGGAGATCCTGACCAAGGGTTTATTAAGCTTAGAGGGCTTAAGAAAGGGCATTACGACATCTGCTGAGGAGATAGCTTTCGAAATGCCTTTACCCCCCGGAAGACTTACTCCCCGCCAGGCCTATTTCGCCCGGAAGCGCAAGATCCCCCTTGAGGAGAGTGTGGGTAAAATATTGGGTGAGAGCATTTCCCCTTACCCTCCAGGTATCCCATTGATCGTTATGGGAGAGGAGATGACTCCTGAGATCCTAGAGCTTCTGACCCGGCATAGGGGACGCTGGCAAGGCTGGGAGGATATTGGCCGAGAAGTCTGGATTGTTGAGGAGGTTTAA